One Hordeum vulgare subsp. vulgare chromosome 4H, MorexV3_pseudomolecules_assembly, whole genome shotgun sequence DNA window includes the following coding sequences:
- the LOC123447470 gene encoding uncharacterized protein LOC123447470 isoform X2, whose protein sequence is MALCSLISRMPALGLRSPSMVPLMGFVPVRALSSAAGSRLISHRSAATVDRLRPDIYSEDEMARVRETIKRLRAKADQIRIESKKKYAEGLKMIEMTDQVMATAEASYNEAAR, encoded by the exons ATGGCGCTGTGCTCTCTCATTAGTAGGATGCCGGCACTCGGTCTCAGGTCGCCGTCGATGGTCCCCCTTATGGGGTTCGTCCCCGTCCGGGCGCTGTCGTCGGCGGCGGGTTCTCGGCTTATCTCCCATCGATCCGCG GCAACGGTAGATCGCTTGCGTCCGGATATTTATTCTGAAGATGAGATGGCTAGAGTACGGGAGACAATAAAACGCCTGCGCGCAAAGGCTGACCAGATCCGCATTGAGTCAAAGAAAAAGTACGCCGAGGGCTTGAAGATGATTGAGATGACCGACCAAGTCATGGCTACAGCTGAAGCTTCTTATAATGAAGCCGCAAG GTAA